A section of the Streptomyces sp. Je 1-369 genome encodes:
- a CDS encoding calcium:proton antiporter, with amino-acid sequence MVTRLRALGTQWTAVVPVLAIVLLALTWGRNLPGVVVAVVTLVLAGAVLAAVHHAEVIAHRVGEPFGSLVLAVAVTIIEVALIVTLMADGGDKSSTLARDTVFAAVMITCNGIVGLCLLVGALRHRVAVFNPEGTGAALATVATLATLCLVLPTFTTTKQGPEFSTAQLTFAAIASIVLYGIFVTTQTVRHREYFLPLTEQGEVIDTDGHAKGPSSKAAMVSLGLLGLALIGVVGLAKGVSPTIESGVESAGMPHAVVGVIIALLVLLPETIAAVRAARRDRVQTSLNLALGSAMASIGLTIPAVAVASVWLSGPLVLGLSSTHMVLLALTVIVGTLTVVPGRATPLQGGVHLVLFAAFLELAVTP; translated from the coding sequence ATGGTCACTCGGCTCCGGGCGCTCGGCACGCAGTGGACGGCCGTGGTGCCGGTCCTCGCCATCGTTCTCCTCGCCCTCACCTGGGGGCGGAACCTGCCCGGCGTGGTGGTCGCCGTGGTGACGCTGGTCCTCGCCGGGGCGGTGCTCGCCGCCGTCCACCACGCCGAGGTCATCGCGCACCGCGTCGGTGAACCCTTCGGCTCGCTCGTCCTCGCGGTCGCCGTCACCATCATCGAGGTGGCGCTGATCGTCACCCTCATGGCCGACGGCGGCGACAAGAGCTCCACGCTCGCGCGGGACACCGTCTTCGCCGCCGTGATGATCACCTGCAACGGCATCGTCGGACTCTGCCTCCTGGTGGGCGCGCTCCGGCACCGCGTCGCCGTCTTCAACCCCGAGGGCACCGGCGCCGCCCTCGCCACCGTCGCGACGCTCGCCACGCTCTGCCTGGTCCTGCCGACGTTCACCACCACCAAGCAGGGCCCCGAGTTCTCCACGGCCCAGCTCACCTTCGCCGCGATCGCCTCGATCGTCCTCTACGGCATCTTCGTGACCACCCAGACCGTGCGGCACCGCGAGTACTTCCTGCCTCTGACCGAGCAGGGCGAGGTCATCGACACCGACGGCCACGCCAAGGGCCCCTCCTCCAAGGCGGCGATGGTGAGCCTGGGGCTGCTCGGGCTCGCGCTGATCGGGGTGGTCGGCCTGGCCAAGGGCGTGTCCCCGACGATCGAGTCGGGCGTGGAGAGCGCCGGCATGCCGCACGCCGTCGTCGGTGTGATCATCGCGCTGCTCGTACTGCTTCCCGAGACCATCGCGGCCGTGCGCGCCGCCCGCCGCGACCGCGTCCAGACCAGCCTGAACCTCGCCCTCGGCTCGGCGATGGCCAGCATCGGGCTGACCATCCCGGCCGTCGCCGTCGCCTCCGTATGGCTGTCGGGACCGCTCGTGCTGGGGCTGAGCTCGACCCACATGGTGCTGCTCGCGCTCACTGTGATCGTCGGAACGCTCACGGTCGTCCCCGGACGCGCCACACCGCTGCAGGGCGGCGTCCATCTGGTGCTGTTCGCGGCGTTCCTGGAGCTCGCCGTCACCCCGTAG
- a CDS encoding TerC family protein gives MDVSMTLWVTTVLGLCALIAVDFFIGRKPHDVSIKEAGIWTVVWIVLAALFGLGLLLAGESQASGEFFAGFITEKSLSVDNLFVFILIMAKFSVPSHLQQRVLLFGVLIALVLRAIFIAAGAAVIANFSWVFYIFGAFLIYTAWKLIQEARADDEEEDWEENRLLKSIEKKFGVSDRYEGTKLFIRKNGKKIMTPLMVVMLAIGTTDVLFAMDSIPAIFGLTQDPYIVFTANAFALMGLRQLYFLIGGLLRKLVHLSYGLSVILGFIGVKLVLHALHENGVHVPEISIPVSLGVICGVLVITTITSLIASKKQEQQAAAEGGDDARKDSVEA, from the coding sequence GTGGACGTTTCAATGACCCTGTGGGTAACGACCGTTCTCGGTCTGTGTGCCCTGATCGCGGTCGACTTCTTCATCGGGCGCAAGCCCCATGACGTGTCGATCAAGGAAGCCGGAATCTGGACGGTCGTCTGGATCGTCCTCGCGGCGCTCTTCGGACTCGGCCTGCTCCTCGCGGGCGAGAGCCAGGCGTCCGGCGAGTTCTTCGCCGGCTTCATCACCGAGAAGTCCCTCTCCGTGGACAACCTCTTCGTCTTCATCCTGATCATGGCGAAGTTCTCGGTCCCCTCCCACCTGCAACAGCGCGTGCTGCTGTTCGGCGTGCTGATCGCCCTGGTCCTGCGAGCGATCTTCATCGCCGCCGGCGCCGCGGTCATCGCCAACTTCTCGTGGGTCTTCTACATCTTCGGCGCGTTCCTCATCTACACCGCCTGGAAGCTCATCCAGGAGGCCCGCGCCGACGACGAGGAAGAGGACTGGGAGGAGAACCGCCTCCTGAAGTCCATCGAGAAGAAGTTCGGCGTCTCGGACCGGTACGAGGGCACGAAGCTGTTCATCAGGAAGAACGGCAAGAAGATCATGACGCCGCTCATGGTCGTCATGCTCGCCATCGGCACCACCGACGTGCTCTTCGCGATGGACTCCATCCCGGCGATCTTCGGCCTCACCCAGGACCCGTACATCGTCTTCACCGCCAACGCCTTCGCCCTGATGGGCCTCCGCCAGCTGTACTTCCTCATCGGCGGACTCCTCAGGAAGCTGGTCCACCTCAGCTACGGCCTGTCGGTGATCCTCGGCTTCATCGGCGTGAAGCTCGTCCTGCACGCCCTGCACGAGAACGGGGTGCACGTCCCCGAGATCTCCATCCCCGTCTCGCTGGGCGTCATCTGCGGCGTCCTGGTGATCACCACGATCACCAGCCTCATCGCCTCCAAGAAGCAGGAGCAGCAGGCGGCCGCCGAGGGCGGCGACGACGCCCGCAAGGACAGCGTCGAGGCCTGA